The DNA window GGTAGAAGTGTAACCCAAAGctgaaatttgataaaatttatttttactgcttcatcaaggGTGTTCGTAAGGGCAATGGGCACTTCTTCCCCCGAGAGTGCGTGGTGGCAAAGAACGCAATGACTGCTAGTATAGTTTGgtgcctcttctccccactgcATTTCAGGTAAGATCCTGGTTCACTGTGTCATGGGCCGCAGCCGGTCGGCGACCCTGGTCCTGGCCTACCTGATGATTCACAAGCACATGACCCTGGTGGACGCCATTCGACAAGTGGCCAAGAACCGCTGTGTCCTACCCAACCGGGGCTTTCTGAAGCAGCTCCGGGAACTGGACAAGCAGCTGGTGGAGCAGAGGCGACAGACCACGCACAGCGACAACGGTGAGAAGGCTGGTGAGACGGAGCCGTAGGGCCCCTCGCAGGGCACGCAGAGACCCTCGGAACGGAGAGGGAAGGCCGAAATCGCCCTGCCCTGGGGCTTGGGACAGTGAAACCAAAGCTTGACCTCCTCTTAAACTTCCCAGGTGCGCGCTGACGAGCAGGGAGGATTCAAAGCCGCCTCCTGGATGAGCGCTTGGCTTCCCGGCAGAGCGAGGCCGACAGCCTTCAGCAGAACTGGTTACAGATGAGCACACAGCTCTGCACCGAGgcgcctgtatttttttaattttttttatctggtAAGATGGAAGCAGAAAAGGATTGGAAAATGTGTAGGCATTGTGCTGTGATTAAATGTTTTGCCTTTGTCTGaaagtcatactttttttttttaagattttatttatttgtcagagagagcacaagcaggtggagcagcaggttgggggggggggcagaaacaggctccccgccgagcaaggagcctgatgtgggactcgatcccaggaccctgggatcatgacctgagcaaaggcagatcttaaccgactgagccacccaggcatccttgaaagtcatattcttaaaaaataattttaaaatataattttttatttttctagctgcAGGAAAGTGCCCTGGGGAGTTGTGTTACAGGAGACTTGTGTTACACAAGAGTTTGTACAGCTTATTAGCAGGCCCCCTCTTTGGGGCATCCGTACTTTCTCACCAACTCCTGCATCCTCTTTTCCACGGAATCCCCAGGCTTGGGTCGCCCCCCGTAGACGCTGCTCTCTGCAAGGTACAGAGAGTAACTCATTTATTAGGACTGGGGTGGGTGTCCTGAGTCTCTGTACACAGGCCCCTGCCTGgtgttcttcctccttcctcaggaGCCAGGGCTCTTTAGAATCTTAGCTAGAGCTGCCGCTACCCAGAAAAGTTCCATGAATTGTGGACAAGAGTTTGACTTTACAATTTCGGAAAAAAGGAGGATACTACTTGGAGAAGCTCCTTTCATTTTGATTCTAGTCAAAGTAACAAGGGCTTGTTTTCAGTCACAccagaaagtatttgcaaacgtTGTTTGCTGTTTAATGGGAGCACAAGTCAGGTGAGCTCAGGTGTGGAATTTCCCTGCCCCTGAGGCCTAAGCCAGGAGCCACGAGTGTCTGATTTTTATTCTGAAGGAGAAAACAGCAGGAGGCACCAAGCAGGTAGATGGCTTCTGGAACCAGGAACCCTAAACTAGACAGAACGCACAGAGAGATGCCGATGGAGATGCCAGAGGTCAAGGACCAGAAAGGACCAAGATCAGGTCTTCATAATGACTCAGATTTCAGTGTGATGGGAGCTGTACACAGGCTCTTGGGAAAGATATACAGACCAAAAGGGGCTCCAGGGTCACAGAGGTGCCTACCTCGACTTTCCTGTCACAGGATCCCAATAACCCACTCAAAACTCATTTATCTCCTATGTCTAATCTATTCCTTGTCCAGAGAGAaattagtatttccattttaatgaagTATTGTATTTAATACATCATAATGAAATACTTACATTTAAATGAATCCATTATGTAGGAAGGATGTAATGCTGGTGTTCTCTTGAGCTTCTCCGCACCTTCCTACATGCTCCCACCCCTTTGTGGGCTACGAATCCTACCGAGGACAGCAGAAGCAGAGAACTTTAAGGTTGGTGTACTGGTCTCTTCAAGATGGCTCCCGGGCACCAGAGGTAGGAGAAAGTAGCAACAGAAATTTTTGCAAAAGCATTTCAAGTCTTCAGAGGTAAATTATTTGGTCAACAAGTATTCACTGAGAACCTACCACATGCCCTAAACTGGGTTAGGAAGtcaaaagtcaaaacaaaatggCATGTTGTGATCGAGTGCAATGAGGAAACGGGTACTGAGGTGAGGAACAGTTGGGCATGGGGCAAAGACCTCTCTGAGGAGATGCGGTGAGCAGAGTCTTGAAGGATCACACCTTCCAAAGGGGGAGGGACCACTTTAGGCCGGGGAACAGAACAGCACAGGTGAAGGCCCCAGGGTGACAAAGAGGTGTCTTTGAGGAACTGTCCCTCAGTGAAGCTGGAGCTCGTGGGTGAGAGGGGAAGTGGAAGAAGAGGGTTATAGAAActagattttatttcaaatgcagaaaaaaaCCAGAGTGGTATTAAGCAAGGGAATGGTATGACCTATGTTTTAAGGAGATCACTCCTGCCGAACTATGGAGAATGGCTTGTTGGGACTTAAGAAAGGAGGCAAGACGACCAGTCAGGAGGCTGATGGAACTGTGGACAGGAAGAGGAAGGTGGCCTAGACTGAGACAGCACCAGGGAACTAGTCCTCAAGATTTGTTTGGAATTACTCTGGAATCAACAGAACCTgctgagaggggagagaaaaatgaaagatactgATTTGGTTTCTTGCCTGAATATGGAGATGGGGTTTACTAGAGcagaaatggggggagggggctggagatcACTAGTTCTGTCAGGTTGGTAAGACATACAAAAGGTGTCCCATACCATTTGACCTTGAATCTAGAGGGAGCTTAGAGGAATGTTCACAAATGCTGATTAATTCTGGGTATTATCTGTATACAGGTGGTGTCTGAGCTCATTGTAGGACGAGGtgagatgagaaaagagaggaagccCCAGGCCTGAGTGCTTCAACATCCATGTTTAAAGCTGGgcctgggtggcagagggagatccaaggaaggggacagagaagggagaaggaaaaccaGGAGTGTGGAATTATGGGCACCTGGGcacaaaaaaaatggaaggtaCTGCTTCACAACATAACAGAACTGGTACTCTGAGTATTGACTGTAGACCGCTGGAGACAACGCTTGCTCGTAACAACCAAGTAAACTATATTCGTATGGCACTTACCAGTTCCTATAGCATCATGGATTTGTTGGCTAAGCCTTTGAATCAGAGAGAGGACTATGGCGTTTTCACAAAGTCAGGTGTTGTAGGAAGAGCTGCCATTTGGAGAACCGGGTTTGTTTCAGCTCACAAAGTTTAGCTGAGGGAGTTTGGGCAATCGAGTTGGCTCCTGGGAGCCCCATCTCCTCACCTACACGCCAGAGACAACTGCCCCACCTCAGGCTGGGCGTGTGGATCACGTGGAAGCTGTTTGTGAAAGCGTGGCAACAACATTGAGTCATTATTTCTAAAACAGAACGTCGGTGAGGAAGGCTAATGCTTTCACACCTGGGAAGGAACCGCTTGAGCTATTCAAAAGTTAACGGTTGACAGCTGACAGCCACTAGACTCTTACAAGGTaaatgaaagaacacatttcTGGTCTTAAAAACGTGGCTTGTTAACGCATCTCAACCTAATGGTGACTCCATGTCACTCCTGACGAATCCAAGTTCCTGTTTTCCAGGATCCTTGGCATCACATTTAGGTCTGAACTGCTTTCTCTAGTGAGAGTGGGTAAGTGGGGAGGAGCACGCAGGGTGTTCTGAGGCCACTCTGACCCgcagctcctctcctccccaaagCTTTCTGTCCTGCCCGTGAATGTTGGAGATTGGGCCTCTACCTGGCTATGCTGCAGTCGCTTGGGAGCCTGTGACACAGGGTCCCCAGTACTGGTATCTAGCAGGTCTGGGGCAGTGACCACAACTTCCCCACGAGCTCCCTGGAGGACTGTGAGGCAGGCAGGGTGTGGGGGGTGACGGAACCCCAGTTTCACACAAACCATAGGGTGTGATTAGCAAGCCACTGCGAAAGGGAAACACAGGAGAATCTCAGTCCCCAAAGAACCTCAAGAGAAGAGACTACATAGGTGAAGGTTTCAAGAGGGGGCCTGTGGAAGCTTCCAGATCAGCTCGTTAGCAGGCCCCGCACCCCAGCTCCTGGGCTCAAGGCAGCCTCTTGCCTGACGGGCACACCCACTGGGTGGCTGAGATTCGAGATTGCAGCCCAACTGAGGCTGTAGCGGATTCGAACAAGCGGCACACCATCACCTCCCACTCTGGAGGTGGATTACTTTCCTCTCAGACCAGAACAGCACCCAAAGTTTCCTTCCCTTTGTGACAACAGCCCTTGCAGAAGCGTCCTGGAAGCGCTCCCTCAGCCACTGCAGGTATCCCCCCCACCGACTGCATCTGTAGAAGGGAAAGACCAAAAGACAAGGTCTTGCCACTAAACCCAGACGGCTTTGTAACTGTGACAGAAACATAGGGTGAGAGCACAGGGCAAAAAACCCAGCGGGCATCCTCCCTCTGCAGGGCCTGCGACCCCGGGCTGTACGAACTAGCCTGCCTTCTCCGTTTTATTCTGAGTCGGCTTGAGGTTTGTGTCTACGATCTATGAAACAGGTGATTTTTTGTGTTGAACCACTAGTGGAAAAGCAACGCTCTCCCTCAAAGAGGTCTACAAGAAGTGGCGGGAGAGTAGTAAGCACCCACATTTAGACATGTTGCGAGCTTAGTGGGCCGTTTTCACATGGGTGCCAAGTCAAGCATTTATTTCTATGTCTGTagcttaaacaataaaatatttgaagggtCAGACAGAACTTTCTCTGAATGccataaaataatgtttgtgaacaatgactttttttgggggggggtctaaACTTAAGAAAACATCCAATCACTCATTCACAACAGAACAAAACTTTCACactttttttgagaaaatgatttttcaaatatgCAGTCCCAAATTGGGTGCTTTTGGGtattaacttttataaaaatgaagtttGCTACCACTGTGCTGAGGCCCTGAGGGGTGTTTATACAGACTGTACAAATGAGGCAAGTGGCTATTTGTGCAGGGTCCCTTTGCAAATGAAGatcaaagtcaaaaagaaaaaaacaaattcactttattttaaagacaatgaTTGGCATACAGAAGGTATGCACCAGCATAAAATAAACTTTCATGAAAAGCATTAAAATccattataaattaatttattaaataggTATTTGGTATATGTGATGGTTTTATTAGATATTACTCTTATTTATtgccaaccccctcccccaaagtcaaaacaaatcagaaaatctCGTAACTCCAATTTAcactaaataatttattttcccaaaatgtGTATGTGTTCTGAGATGTGACACATGATACAGTTCAATTGGTCATTCTCTATCAATCATAATATGACAGGACACAAGAGGCTAAAAATGGCtcatcataatttattttatgttaaaatgtacagctttttttttgtttattttttttttcttttttttgaagtgaCTGACTAAAAAGAGAACAGATAAATACAAGAGTGTCGCTGGCTCCTATTTTATACAAGGATTACGCCTCTCCTGCTTGGCCCTCACAGTCACCCTGTACAGGTACAAAGGCTACAAAAAAGGAAGCAATATAAACAGACACAAAtaacttttttgcttttttacatgCGGTTTGTAAGCTTAGTTTGAGCTATTCACAAGCTACTtctctatttttccttaaaaaataactccaatattttataaagatagaaaaatcTACAGATGGAATGAAAATGTAAAGTTAGAGGCATTTCCATAAAATAGCAACTTTACACCaaattcactatttttttttaaatcctgccaAGTATTTGGACATATATGAAATGTTTCAAAACCTGACAGATAAACACTGAGATATGCTTCATTCAATAAACAGAAGTCtgcatttataaaacagaaagctgccttttttccccaaagaaatctGTCACCAAAATGGAAAAGGGTCTCAACTTTACACCAAACATTTAGCAATAAAACCCTTTTGACTAACCAAATGGGAATAGCTTTTATAGCTCTTTACAGTtttataattaacaaaaatatagttttttttttaaaccctcaaATCAGGGCACCCTAATCAAGGCAAAAAACTTAAGAAATGGCTTACTGTTAGCACAACACTTGTACAGTACTACAAAATGCACTGTCACTAACAAAGACATTAGCGGCATGCTCAAGTGTCACCTTAAACAAAATATACAATAACTGAAAGGCTAAAGGCATTTACATGGAGtggacagggaagaaaaaaaaaaagttctcggTTCAGTATTAAAACAGATAATTTGGTGGGGCGGGGCTTGCTATCCACATCGTTTAATGGAAGCAGGCACAACAAGTGGCTGCCTTCAAACTGTAGTCCAGAGAGGCCTTCCTTTGCAGAGAATTTCATATAAAAGTAACAGAAACAAagataccaaaaaagaaaaaggaaaaaaagaaaaacaacttgtatAAGGCTTTCTGCTgcatacagctttttttttttttttttttttaaataaatggtgccaACAAATGTTTTTGCATTCACACCAATTGCTGGTTTTGAAATCGTACTCTTCGAAGGTATTTGTGCAGATTCAATCCAATAGTGATGCCCGGGGGATCCCGTCACTGCCCCTGCCGCCTACCTTCTCATGTAGGAGCCATTGAGAGACTGTTTGGACATGCCCGTGTTCATGTAGCCGTGATGCCCGGGGGCCGTGTACATCATGTTACCGTGGGGCGGGGTCTGCATTGGCTGCTGGGCATATGGCTGCGTTCCCATCATGCCCATCTGCATCTGCATAGGGTACTGGGGTGTTTGATTCATGTAGCCATGATTGCTGTGGTAGCCACTGTTCATCATCGGCTGGGACATGCTGTACCCATTCATGGCGTTGAGAGTATTCATGTTCATGTTCACAGAGTTGACATTGTAGGCTGGGGCTGGCATCAGGTTCACACTCATGTTCATGCCTCTCTGCATCGTTAAAGTCCGCGCGGGACCCTGCATGGCTACCGTCTGGGAGCGCCCGTAGATCTGCGACTGATGGGTGGCAGCGGCTGGTGACAGAGACGCCGATTTGGTTCTCATGGAGACGTGGCCCTTGCTGGCGATCTGGGTTTGCAGTCTTTGGCTGTGGGAGATGCCAATATTTGATGCAGCCATGTTCCGTTGCAAAAGAGGCGGTGGCAGGTTCATTGGAGGAGGAGtcaggttggggggtggggtcaTGGTAGCTTGTGCTTGGGGTCCCCCGGGGACAGAGTGCGGAGACTGAGAAAGCTGAACAAGCCCTGTGTTACTTAATGGTGTGGACAAAGAGGCACTGTTTGCATAGGAAGTTACAGCAGCGGAATGGCTGTAAGGCAATGAATGATCAATAAGTGTATTAGTTAACTGCTGTAGTTTGGCAAGGCTGAAGGTGGCTGACGGCTGTGGGTAATGCCCAGCCCCAAAATCACTCTGACCCATTCGCTCGTATAAGCCAAGGTTGGCGTTGCCGGTCTCGGGGATCTCAGCCAGCTGCATGGGCGGGGTGAAGTTGGCAGCCATGCTGCACTGAGCCAGCTGCTGGCTGCTGCTCGGGGGCCTCTCCACCACACAGCCTTGAGGAGACTTGACCCCGCAGGTCGGGGGGGAGCTGATGCTGGTCTGCTGCAGCATGCTGCAGCTCCCACTCATGTTGGACATCTGCTGGGTGACAGCACAGCTGCTCTGCGTCAGATTGCTGGAGGTGAGGTTGCTATAGGAGCAGCTGTTCTGTGAGGAGCCGTTTCCACAAATGCTGCCACCCATAGTAGAATCATAGCTACTCGGGTTTTCGTAGTTCTCGGTTGTGCTCTCAATACTGCCCAGGTCACTAAATCCGCTGTCCACGACTTGCTGTGAGTGGTCTGACACTGACGGGACATCCATCATTGGACTGGTTTCCATGTTCTGCAAAGATGGCACCGAGATGGCACTTTGATCTGGGCTGATTTGGGCATAGCTGTTTTCCAGGGCAGGGACGCTTGGGCTGTTGACAGAACGTACTGACTGGCCAGGATGGGAATGGACGGATGAAACGGGGCTACTGTGGTCTGACTGCTGGCAATCGTCCAGAGTGGCGGCGATCTGTGGACTTTGGTCTGCGTGGGTGTAGTTCTGTAGGCTTCTACAAGCCTCCTGAGTCTCGGTGCAATCCTGGAAAGTGTCGTCCTGTTCGCTGTTCTCCTGGGTTAAGGACTGAACTGCCTGAACGGTCTCAGAGTCAATTTCCAGGGTTGCGGTATTTCTCTCTTTGAACCCAGCGTCCACTTCTTCGCTGCTCTTTTGGTCCTGCTTCTGTGCCTGTTCTTCTGGGGATTCCTCATCAGACTCAGGTGCAGCGTCGGTGTCTCCAGCAAGCTCCTTAGGTTCACTGTTACAAGCAGCGGCAAGGTCAACGCCACAGTCCATTAAGACTTCTGAGTTCGAATGACTAGGCTGGACACTAAGGTCTAAAAAAGCCTCCTGGTTTTCTAGTACTTCTTTGAAGGCTTCTCTCGGGCGttcctccttctctgcttctgtgCACTCCATGTGACTGTCATCCTCATCATCCGCATCATGGCCCTCGTTGTGAGATGGctcttcatcctcttcctcctcctcctcatgctCATCCAAGGGAACGGGCTCTTCTTTGTCCATGCAGACTTCTGGTTCCTCTTTCTCCTGACTTTTAGCACCACCTGGGTCTTtgtctacattttcttcttcttcctcctcctcctcttcttcctcctcctcctcttcgtcatcttcctcttcctcctcctcctcctcctcaggttTGATGAGATCATCTTCTGGTTTTTCACCCGGTGATTTGTTTGGACTTACAGGTGCACATGTTTCGTCCCTTCTGTTTTCGTCCCGAGGCAGCAGGGGCTCCACGGTTTCCTTGACCTCCTCCTCAATCCTGGTGGGAGTGGGGCTAGTTTTGTCTTCCGGAGTCTCCTTCTGTTCTTCTACTGTTATCTGGTCATCAGGTTCCATGGGTGTTTCTGGCGGGGTGTACAAGTTCAGTTTAAATCCGGTCTTCCTCTCTTTGTTCGGCCTCCACTTAGACAGACCACGTTTTGTTCCTTTTGGCCACACTTGTTTGCACTTTAGAGGTTCGGGATTGTCTCTACTGCTGTCTTTCAAGTTATCTGTGTCGTCATCCATATTGTCTTAGCGAGGAGACAGAAacaggaggagaaaaacaaaagtcttAGAAAGTATCACCTTGAACAACTTGAATTCATTCTTCTAAATTACTTAGTATGCAAGAGTCGATGATAAAGACACAATCAAAACTAATACAGAATCACATTGTGCCATAAACCAAGTAAATCACCTAAGTCTGGGACAATAATATGTATCTCAAAtagtccctccctcctcccccaacagAAAGTTGTGCTTTTTATAGAAAGCACGTGGATGCAGACAGCTATAATAAACTGCTTTGAGTTTAACAAGTAAGACGTTCGTTCTCTGACGTAAAAGCCCAGAATTCCGCAatgtaaaaaaatcagtttgaatACGTACGAATTAGAACCTACAGGGGAAAAGGAGTTAATGCTAGCTCATCTCGAAAGCACCACCGTCCTGGAGAAATGAACAGAAGCCCAACTCACACACCTATCCTGAGAAAGTGAACTTCTGTTTGTGGACATTTACTGGATTTAAATAATCTCAGATGACATTATTTACTTTGATTCGAATGTTCTCTCTGGCATAAAAAGAAACTGTGCACCTCTGAAACAAATGAAGAGATGCCTAAGTGTCCCGATCAGATGCGTCTGTAACGTACTAGAGGGTCATCATTTCCTGCACGACACGAACGATAACGTATTTACcatgaaatgaatatttaaactaCAGGTATTCTCTCGACTGCTAATTCTGTCCACATTGTATTGAGGATCAACTTGCTGCTCGAGTGTAAGGTCTGAACGCTAcagtaaataagaaataaaccaTAATTGTCACGTTCATTTTAACTTGGCTAATCTTATTTTTACTGTACCTTTCTGCACATATGATTATAAAGagatttgtaaatatatttatctaaatataagcaagcaaacaaatatacgaataaatacaaatataaaacacCTAAGTCTTCATGAGATCTTTAGAAAGAAAGTTAAAGTTCACACTGATCTGGAAGGGTCAATGTAAAGGAAAagctttacaaagaaaaatagccTTATTACAAacactactttggaaaacagacatAAGATCTCACATTCAATGTGGAACTGAGATCCTTTTTGCCAGAATGGAGTGATTTCTAATCCAATCAGTACACAGCAGGGTAAGCTCTTAGTTCATTTATGTAACAAAAGGATTACACATAAACTTACCTCCAAGTATTACATTCAAATTGGCTAGCTGAGAAGAACAGGTAAGTGAGGCAGACTGATTCCTTCAGAAGTACAAAGTACAATACCCAATTAACAGTCACTCCAAGGTGTCCAAATGGTTTTATTTCTAGTCACACGGGCAGGTTAATAGCCATGCCAATGTGCCCATATTCCACATGCTACTGGACCTACCAGCTTTTGTAGGAACACCTCTCTAAATCAGAAGATGAGTTTTCTCATAATTAAGGAGATCCTGAAAGGAACCAGTTTAATATGGCCACTtagaattttaaaggcaaatggCCCTAGAGTGGAGAATAAAGGTAGTGATGATTCCTTTACAGGCTCctgaaaagaagcagaaataagGCTCAATGTCCACAAACAAAAAATGGTATTTTACTGcagtttgttgttgctgtttgtttgtttgtttaaagaaactaaagaacaggggcgcctgggtggctcagtcagttgggagcctgactcttggtttggctcaggtcgtgggaCAGAGTCCCTTGTGGGgctagcggggagtctgcttgaaagattcgcttccctctgcccctgcccctcttcacccctcaaataaataaataaatcttaaaaaaaaaaagaagaagaagaaaaaagaaagaaaagagaaactaaagaacAAGGCTTGGATTCTTTATACCCAGTGTAAGATGTCATTCTCTCAGCAAACGACTGTATACAGCAATAGTATTCCAGCTAATTATGAAAGTCAGGAAGATGCTTGCTCATGCCCTTAAAattgtggcttttcttttcttttcttttcttttttttaagtaatctctataccaaaCATGGGACTTAAagtcacaaccatgagatcaagaatctcatgctccacccactgaaccaggtgccccaaaccgtGGCTTCTCAAAAAGCAAGAGACACTAGCAATTCCCAGGGAAATGAGATGGCCTGTTTCTAGATTAGAAGAGATACTAGATTAAGTTCTTAAATTGAGTCATTTCAGCTGCAGAGCAGAGAGACTGTCCGCAGATCCTTATGATTCAGCTGGGAACTCAAGAATCCAAGCCAAAAGGCAAGGAATGGCTGCTTTTAAACACAGCATCAAAGATGATTTATTGgtgctggtatttttttttttttttttttaaggagatggggtggggtgtCCCTGCCAACAGCAAATTgtaaaatagtaatttaaaaggAAGGACAATTTCCTGATTTCCACATTATCCTATATTATCAAAGCTAATACTGATGCTGTGGTGAGTTTAAATGATTCTTGGTAATAATGTATCCTAAGACACCACTAATTACAAGCTGCACCATCcatttactaaattcatttttcaggaagaaagaaactaCTGCATTCGATGCTCACATTGACAGGAATATAAACCCTGATTCCGGAAATACTAGATGTGAAAAAAAGTACCTATGAGAATCAAGGAAATGCAGTGTGTTTCTTATTGAGAGACTTCAGAGTTTTTGAGGACAAGCCAATTTGTGGAAAGTAAGATGAACCCACCTAGAAGAATGTTCTGGCCTTAGaagttgtttaaaataaaatccaattccAGGAAGAAGGGATAGAACCTTTCATGAATGAGAGAGGACAGATGAGCACTGATTCCTGGTGGGCCGACACAACCTCAGAGCTGCCTCTGGGCGGTCATATACGAGACATGCACAAGGATGAGATTTGTATAATCCCTCCACTTACTTCTACAAGGGTCAGCATTCTTAAAACAATGATTGTCTTTTTCTTCGTCTTCCtctgtttgtcttttcttcccaGGCTGATGTTGGAACACTTTTCTCAGGACTGGCTTCCCGCCGTCTTCCTCCACTTCAATCTCACAGGTAGGCTCCAGGTGCGGCATTGGCCTCTCTTCATCTGAGTTGTCAAAGGGCTCGTTCAGGACTTCTGTCGTCTCAGAAATGGTCTCAGTTGTTACGCTGCTGTTGATCCTCCTGCGTTTACGACCCCTTTTCTTCTTTAGCACAAAAGGCCTCTGAATTTAATTCCAAACATAATACATAAGAGCTCATGAGAAATTAAATGGTTGAGTCGATAGGCAGCAAACATGTACCAAAGGCCTGTCTGAGAATCTTACACGTAGAGACTTCTGGAACGCCTTTGTACTTAACCTTCCATCTGATGTTTAACATCCCTCTCGGGCTCTAACTACACAGGCAAGTGTCTTCCAAATAAAACAGCTGTTTACTCAAGAAGATGCTTTGAGAGGGAACACTGCCTCAGCTTAACTGTAGATTTTAAAAGCTAAGGTTTGCTTTTCTAGCATACATCTTCCAGTGGTACCTGCAGACTTCAATATCCTGTACATCATCGCTATTCAGTCATCACCAACACACGTTTCCGTAAATGTTGCAATAATCGACTAGCCACTGGGTCACTCATTTAATACTTGATAACTTCATGGAGCACCTGCTATAAGCAAAGTGCTGTAAAGATTAACCTACTTGTTCCCCGTTTCACAGGACTTCAGAACGATGAAAAGGGGATGAGGACAGGGTACTAGAAGAAAGGATTATTCTACTGCTTAAAATATTAAGACAGTCATGTACTGATGACTGCAAG is part of the Ursus arctos isolate Adak ecotype North America unplaced genomic scaffold, UrsArc2.0 scaffold_7, whole genome shotgun sequence genome and encodes:
- the KAT6B gene encoding histone acetyltransferase KAT6B isoform X4; translated protein: MVKLANPLYTEWILEAIQKIKKQKQRPSEERICHAVSTSHGLDKKTVSEQLELSVQDGSVLKVTNKGLASYKDPDNPGRFSSVKPGTFPKSTKGSRGSCNDLRNVDWNKLLRRAIEGLEEPNGSSLKNIEKYLRSQSDLTSTTNNPAFQQRLRLGAKRAVNNGRLLKDGPQYRVNYGSLDGKGAPKYPSAFPSSLPPVSLLPHEKDQPRADPIPICSFCLGTKESNREKKPEELLSCADCGSSGHPSCLKFCPELTTNVKALRWQCIECKTCSACRIQGKNADNMLFCDSCDRGFHMECCDPPLSRMPKGMWICQVCRPKKKGRKLLHEKAAQIKRRYAKPIGRPKNKLKQRLLSVTSDEGSMNAFTGRGSPDTEIKISIKQESTDINVIGNKDTVTEEDLDVFKQAQELSWEKIECESGVEDCGRYPSVIEFGKYEIQTWYSSPYPQEYARLPKLYLCEFCLKYMKSKNILLRHSKKCGWFHPPANEIYRRKDLSVFEVDGNMSKIYCQNLCLLAKLFLDHKTLYYDVEPFLFYVLTKNDEKGCHLVGYFSKEKLCQQKYNVSCIMIMPQHQRQGFGRFLIDFSYLLSRREGQAGSPEKPLSDLGRLSYLAYWKSVILEYLYHHQERHISIKAISRATGMCPHDIATTLQHLHMIDKRDGRFVIIRREKLILGHMEKLKTCSRTNELDPESLRWTPILISNAAVSEEEREAEKEAERLMEQASCWEKEEQEILSSRANSRQSPAKVQSKNKYLHSPESRPVAGERGQLMELSKDSSEEEEEEEEEEEEEEEEEEEEEEEEEEEEEEEEEEEENIQSSPPRLTKPQSVAIKRKRPFVLKKKRGRKRRRINSSVTTETISETTEVLNEPFDNSDEERPMPHLEPTCEIEVEEDGGKPVLRKVFQHQPGKKRQTEEDEEKDNHCFKNADPCRNNMDDDTDNLKDSSRDNPEPLKCKQVWPKGTKRGLSKWRPNKERKTGFKLNLYTPPETPMEPDDQITVEEQKETPEDKTSPTPTRIEEEVKETVEPLLPRDENRRDETCAPVSPNKSPGEKPEDDLIKPEEEEEEEEEDDEEEEEEEEEEEEEEENVDKDPGGAKSQEKEEPEVCMDKEEPVPLDEHEEEEEEDEEPSHNEGHDADDEDDSHMECTEAEKEERPREAFKEVLENQEAFLDLSVQPSHSNSEVLMDCGVDLAAACNSEPKELAGDTDAAPESDEESPEEQAQKQDQKSSEEVDAGFKERNTATLEIDSETVQAVQSLTQENSEQDDTFQDCTETQEACRSLQNYTHADQSPQIAATLDDCQQSDHSSPVSSVHSHPGQSVRSVNSPSVPALENSYAQISPDQSAISVPSLQNMETSPMMDVPSVSDHSQQVVDSGFSDLGSIESTTENYENPSSYDSTMGGSICGNGSSQNSCSYSNLTSSNLTQSSCAVTQQMSNMSGSCSMLQQTSISSPPTCGVKSPQGCVVERPPSSSQQLAQCSMAANFTPPMQLAEIPETGNANLGLYERMGQSDFGAGHYPQPSATFSLAKLQQLTNTLIDHSLPYSHSAAVTSYANSASLSTPLSNTGLVQLSQSPHSVPGGPQAQATMTPPPNLTPPPMNLPPPLLQRNMAASNIGISHSQRLQTQIASKGHVSMRTKSASLSPAAATHQSQIYGRSQTVAMQGPARTLTMQRGMNMSVNLMPAPAYNVNSVNMNMNTLNAMNGYSMSQPMMNSGYHSNHGYMNQTPQYPMQMQMGMMGTQPYAQQPMQTPPHGNMMYTAPGHHGYMNTGMSKQSLNGSYMRR